aaaaaataataaaacataaaaaaagaaaggtgttGCTTCTTGTCGCCCTCCAACTGCCttcctcatccatttctctgctttttcCCCTCTTGGCAAACTATTCACTTTTaagactttgttttatttatattttggtgATATTAGAGAGTCAACCCAGGATTTTGagtatgctaggcaagagctttaccactgagccacaccccagcccctcactgggggattctaggcaggggctctaccactgagccacaccccagcccctcactgggggattctaggcaggggctctaccactgagccacaccccagcccctcactgggggattctaggcaggggctctaccactgagccacaccccagccctcactggggattctaggcaggggctctaccactgagccacaccccagcccctcactggggggttctaggcaggggctctaccactgagccacaccccagcccctcactgggggattctaggcaggggctctaccactgagccacaccccagccctcactggggaattctaggtaggggctctaccactgagccacaccccagcccctcactggggattctagtcaggggctctaccactgagccacaccccagcccctcactgggggattctaggcaggggctttaccactgagccacaccccagcccctcactgggggattctagtcaggggctctaccactgagccacaccccagcccctcactgggggattctaggcaggtgctctaccactgagccacaccccagcccctcactgggggactctaggcaggggctctgccactgagccacaccccagcccctcactgggggactctaggcaggcactctaccactgagtcacaccacagcccctcactgggggattctaggcaggggctctaccactgagccacgccccatccgattggggtggggggcggaCTCTACCATTGAACTAAATACCCAGTCCtcttttcacattttgttttgagatggtctttctgAGTTGCTctggctggcattgaactcactctgtggcccaagcTGACCTTACATTTAGCAGCCTCCTGTCTTGGTCTCCTGAGCAGCTGTACGTGTTCTGTCAGGTCTTTCATTTTTTAGAGCAGTTTTAAATGCACAGTGAAACTGAGCTCAAGATAGATTCCATAtgcctcctgtcttcctcctgcACCACCTCCCCGTTTTCAGCATCCTCAGCCCAAACAGTATTCATTTGCAGTTCAGACAGCTACACGTTATTGCTGCATCTGTAGACTGAACCTCAGGCTTCACCCTATACCCATGAGGGGGAGGGGGTTGGACAACTTGCTAATTAGTAACCTTAATCCCTTCATCAGCGGCAGGCAGAGTCCGTGGTGGTGGTTTCTATGGAAGGAAGGTTAAGGCTCAGACTGAGTTACCCCAAACGTCAGTGGCAAAGAATGATGGAGGATGAACCCACTGCCCCCAGCTCTAGGCTTTGAGCCCATTGAGCTATCAGCAaaagacactggctgctccttctgGGAGTTCGGATCTCTAAGGGAAGGTGAAGAGTTCTGGTAATTGAGTGGGCAGCAGAGTGAAACATTTAACAGGATTAGCAATTAGTGGGGGTGTCCTGGGCAGGTGAGGGAAGTCTGAAGAGAGCAGGTGCACAGCCACTGCTTAGGTACATCCGGGTCCTCCATCCTGCATCCCATCCACCTGCCCACCCCACCAGGCTGTGACTCGCCCCACGCTGCCCGACCCGCACCTCTCACACCCGCAGCCCCCAAAATGCTTGGAACCGCCATCCCACCCGGAGGAACCTAGTGACCTGGAGGAACTGGAACAATTCGCTCGCACCTTCAAGCAACGCCGCATCAAGCTGGGCTTCACGCAGGTCTGGGACCACCTTATGGGGCGGCGGGGGTGCGGGGGTGACAGAACGAAGATGCGGGGATCGTGGTCAGTTGATGGAGTGTTTGGATCCAGCCCTGCACCGGGAGACCCCGCCTTGACTTCAaaaccccacctcctcctctctggACTAGGGTGATGTGGGCCTGGCCATGGGCAAGCTCTATGGCAACGACTTCAGCCAGACGACCATTTCCCGCTTCGAGGCCCTTAACCTGAGCTTCAAGAATATGTGCAAACTCAAGCCCCTCCTGGAGAAGTGGCTCAATGACGCAGGTGAGCCTGGCCAGAGGCGCCAAGGGGACGCACAGGGGACTGGTGTTGGGGCAGAGCAGGAAGTGATCACTCACATCCTTGTCTCCTGTCTTCGCAGAAACTATGTCTGTGGACTCAAGCCTACCCAGCCCCAACCAGCTGAGCAGCCCTAGCCTGGGTTTCGACGGGCTGCCGGGGCGGAGACGCAAGAAGAGAACCAGCATCGAGACGAATGTCCGCTTCGCCTTAGAGAAGAGTTTTCTAGCGGTGAGCTTCGCCCCCTGGTGACCGGGAAGGGTATGAGGTGGAAGGACCCAGCTCAATAGCCCTCTCTGCCTGTAGAACCAGAAGCCTACCTCAGAGGAGATCCTGCTGATCGCAGAGCAGCTGCACATGGAGAAGGAAGTGATCCGCGTCTGGTTCTGCAACCGGCGCCAGAAGGAAAAACGCATCAACCCCTGCAGCGCGGCCCCCATGCTGCCCAGCCCGGGAAAGCCGACCAGCTACAGTCCTCACCTGGTACCCAGAGTTGGACGGTGGGCTGGGTGTGGGGGTCAGGTGTCCGGCCACAAGCCTGTAGGCATCGGGGTGAAGCAAACTTACCTAGAAGAGAGACCAGAGGAGCTGGTTCTGGGGACAGTATGTCACATACAGAGAGCACAGTCACAAAGGGACAATTTCCATGCCACCCAACCCgagtagaggtcagaagacaactcctGGGAGTCGATTCTATCCTTGTACCATgaaggtcccagggatcaaactcaggtcataaggCTTAAGAGCAAGTGCCTCTACCTACCAAACCATCTCCCAGGCCCCAAAGTGTGGTCTTATGTGGTGGGTACAGGCTCCCACACATACACTTCCATTACCATGAGGGTGGGATACTTCATGGTCCAGGTAGAAATACACCGGGCTCCCACCCACAGAGATAAGAAGGGCCAAACTGCAGTACCACAGCCACACATGGGTCTGAGTAGTTATCAGGCACACCGGGACATCCTTTATTCTGTCCCTTTATTTCTGCTTGTACAAAGGGCTGTGGTGGCCAGAGAAGAACCCTCAACTCTagggctggggaggaaggaaggaccttTTGCAAGTTAGCTGGCCACGTGAAGGAGGAGGACCACCCAGACGGCCACATGCTGCCAGGTCCAGCATGCACACAGTCTCGGATGCCAAGACATGCTGAATCCCAGTGCAATGCAATGTGGCCGGAGCTGCTGGGAATGGGGTTGGGAGTGGAGCTTGGGCAGGGGCAGATGCTTCACGTTTTACCAGGAATCCAAACCAGGTTCGTAAAGGATTTTAAGTGGAGGAGAGACACAGTCAAATCGATTAGAGCTTCTAGGGCCGAAGGCAGGGTGAGACTGCTTTGGGGTTCACCAGCCCTTTTATTTCGTCAGAGAGGAGGCtctgaactcatggtcctcctgcctctccctcctgagtgctgaaatgtCAAcctattttttcgagacaggatttcatgacatgtagcccaggctagactcaaacttaTTATGAAATTCAGGCTTGCCAGACTCTCTTACAAAGACAGATGTgaccgggtggtgatggcgcacgcctttaatcccagcactcgggaggcagagccaggcggatctctgtgagttcgaggccagcctgatctacagagagagatccagagatccaagacaggcaccaaaattacacagagaaagcctatctcgaaaaaccaaaaagacaggTGTGTTCCTTCTAGGAAGTCCAACAGCAGGAGCAGACAGAGCAGTTGTTCAGACACAGCTCTGCAGGGGCAAGAGCTGGACAGGGTAGTGTCcacagaggagggggggggactTTCTCAGCTGGGAGTGACTGCGCCTCCTGCTTGTGACACAGGCTCGCCTGGGGGGTAGATGATGGGGAATGAGGGGCATGATCTAAATGAAGCACCTGGAACCCTGTTGCCCCACCCTGTGTGGGGGGCCGTGGGAGTCATGTGCACAGGGAACACCGTGGGATGCTGCCTTGTGACGAGAGCCTTACCATATACTTTGTTTCCTCTCTCCCCAGGTCACACCCCAAGGGGGCGCAGGGACCTTACCATTGTCCCAAGCTTCTAGCAGCCTGAGCACAACAGGTTAGGGGCAGGCTGAGAGGGAGACTGGGAGGTTTATCTGTGCCTCTGGACAGCCATGGACCTCGAGGctgaatcgtgtgtgtgtgtgtgtgtgtgtgtgtgtgcgtgcatgggGGGGCAGGCGCAGACAGAGCAGCGGGCAGGCCCCTCACATTGGCTACCAGAGCAACCTCTAGTCAGCTCCACGGTTCCCTGTGGAAAAGGTGTGGAGGTCGCTGGAAGGGGGTGCAGAGGCTTTGCCCCTGGTGCCtgtcgtgtgtgcgtgtgctctGCGAGTCCAGGAACTTGTTTCAATTCTCTGAGCTTCAGGTTTTGTATAATTATCATGAGTGTATAATGCACACACAAGATCTCTACCTATGTATAGTCTCTAGAAAGATTGTAGGAGGAACTGGAGCTCTGGGGTCTATTTccagttggatttttttttcttttttgtttttttgagacaggatttctctgtgtagccctggctgtcctggaactcactctgtagaccaggctagccttgaactcagagatctgcctgcctctgcctcccgagtgctgggattaaaggtgtgtgccaccaccacctggctgattgttttttaaaaggttttatttgtttgtttttattttataagtgtttcTGTGCATCATGAGTATGCAGTGCccagcagaagagggcatcagatcctcaggAACCGGAGTGACTGACAattattagctgccatgtgggtgctgggaatgaagcctgagtcctctccaagagcagccagtgctcttaactgctgagccacctctccatcctgtacaattaaaaaaaaaaaaaagattttttattattatgtatacagtgttctgcctgcatgtatctctgcaggccagaagagggcaccagatctcattacagatggttgtgagccaccatgtggctgctgggaattgaactcaggacctctggtagagcagtcggtgctcttaacctctgagccatctctccagcccatgtacagttttttttttttttttttttggttttttcgagacagggtttctctgtgtagctttgtgcctttttcctggagctcacttggtagcccaggctggcctcgaactcacaaagatccgcctgcctctgcctcccaagtgctgggattaaccacGCCCGGCGtacagttttgttttaataacacaTAACAAACACTACTACTTGTCTCAGGTTAAGAAATAGTAAGTGGAGGATTATAAACTAGTAAGAAGAAACTGACACTCACTGGTCCAGGTTCTTTATAAAATGCATCGACTGACTAAGTTCTCACACCCGGCTCATGAGATTGGtcccattttttccattttccacgAGGGAACTGAGGATCAAAGAGGCTGAGGTGTTCATCATAGGACACAATTGGGACTGCTCCTGGGTTCTGTTCTAGCCAGAACAGTTTGGTCCTCAGTGGCCCCCTCCTGagctcccagcaccacagaagtaGTGGGGACTCATCCCTGGCTCCTGGAGGGAGCcatgggaccctgtctcctgGGCAGCCCATTTCTTGTCTGTGTCAGGGTGTTTGGGGGCATGGTTTGCAGACCGCCAGTGCCAGTGACTACTGTGATTATGTCATGAGATGGGGGAATAAGGACTCTGAGGAGGGGGTCGGGACAGTGTGCTCTTCTGACTGATGAGATCCTGGCTGTGCAATAGGGGTTAGCCCTGATTTCCCTGACAAGGAACCAGAGGAAGCTGAGgactgtgctctctctctctctctctctctggcagttACTACCTTATCCTCAGCTGTGGGAACGCTCCACCCCAGCCGGACAGcaggagggggtggaggtgggggcggAGCGGCTCCCCCCCTCAATTCCATCCCCTCGgtcactcccccacccccggccACCACCAACAGCACAAACCCGAGCCCTCAAGGCAGCCACTCGGCTATCGGCTTGTCGGGCCTGAACCCCAGCACGGGGTAAGTTCCCAGCcacaggtggggggggggtcacagctGCTTCCAGGGCGGGGAGATGCACCCCAGTTCTGCCGTGGGTTCCTTTCCCCGCTAATGCGTCTGCTTTGCTCTTGCAGAAGCACAATGGTGGGGTTGAGCTCTGGGCTGAGTCCAGCCCTCATGAGCAACAACCCTTTGGCCACCATCCAAGGTGCGTGCTGCCTCATGCCACCCCATTGCCACCAGTCGGCCCTGTCCCCCTGGGCCTCGAGCCCCCTCATCGCTACCCCAGCCATGCCATCCTGCCCATGCACACTGCATTGCTCGCCTCTTCACCCGCATCTGTGTTTGGGGAAGCTGTGAGGGGTGTTGATTGATGGGAGTCAGTGGGacagatggggaggtgggggcactCGGGCAGGGGACAAGGAGGTGAAGGTCTCCATGGCCTGGTTGACCTCCAGCTcagcctcttctctcctcaccAGCCCTGGCCTCTGGTGGAACCCTGCCCCTTACCAGCCTTGATGGCAGCGGGAACCTGGTGCTGGGGGCAGCCGGTGCGGCCCCAGGGAGCCCCGGCCTAGTGACCTCGCCTCTCTTCCTGAACCACGCCGGGCTGCCCCTGCTCAGTGCCCCGCCAGGTGTGGGCCTGGTCTCAGCGGCGGCTGCAGCGGTGGCAGCCTCCATCTCCAGCAAGTCTCCcggcctctcctcctcttcttcgtCCTCATCATCCTCCACTTGCAGTGAAGTGGCAGCGGCAGCACAGACCCCTGGAGGCCCAGGGGGACCTGAGGCAGGGTCCAAGGCCGAGTGAGAGCCCACCACgcttccctcctgctcctctgaGTCCCCCAACCTTGGTCCCCTGCCCAAGAAGGGGCCAGGCGGCTGGTGGGGGTGCAGCGGGTCCTCAGAGCAGGAGTGACAAAGGAGGGGAGACcaaaaatcaaccaaaaaaaaaggaaaaaaaagaaagaaaaaaaagaaagaaagaaaccaacaaaagagaaaaccaaaaatattcaCAACAGAAACCAGCTGCCCTAAAGGAACCAGAGatgaaaaacaaacgaacaaaaaatactcctaaaccaaccaaacaaccccccccccccaaatcaaacaaaccaaaaaccagttTCGAGCCAGATCTTGGAGTGCTCACTGCTATGACACCAAATAAGAACCCTCAGCCAGGAGCGGAGCAGCCTCCAGAAGGTCGGACCTCATGCCGCGGAGCCCTGGCTGTGGGGCCAACTCCTAACCTGACCCCCgctgggggtgggcagagaaGGAACTAGAGAATGTGCCAGCTTGctggcccagccccagccctgggccAATGGAGACAGGGCATTGCCTGGGGCAGGAGGCCCAGGGCCCAGAGCCACCTGCCAAATGGTCTTTTCCAGAAGGCAAAAGAAAAGACCAAACAACCTTACACCAAATATTCAGTAGCTTCACCCAAAGGATGTACAGAATTTTTAGCGTTGTGCTCAACAGAATGTGCCCCTTCCATGTgcaccctctcccctgcccccagctctCCCCGACAGGGCAGGGGGTCTTGCTTTaaccctcccaacccccagcctggGGAGAGTTCAGAGGAAGGCCTGGGTATGGGCTTTTTTGTTCCCTGTACCTCCCCATCCCATTCCCTTTGAAGGGTGGGCTaggccattttttattttatttttttgccaagTTCCAACTCTTAAAAGCCCCTCCTCAACCCCATCACCCTCTTTGCTCTGGGGTCTACCTCCTCCCGACTATGGGAAGGTGGTTGTTTCAAGCAAGGGTTGATGAGGTGGGGGCATCCAAGTTGTCTTTCTTTCCATCCTGTCTGTCagtttccctgaaaaaaaaaatcatattccagTGCCTATCCGTGGGATCCTTCACGTTCTTTAACATTAACCAGAAACCAAAAAGATGAACTGGCCTCACTCTGCCTGCCCTATGCCCCTTCCTTCCGACACTGGCAGatacctctcccttcccttcccatgccccaacgcacacacgcacacaccccagTGGTGGGCTCCTCCGGATAGCATCTCCGTCAGGGTCCACGTGGTGGTGACGTTGCCATGTGGTTTCCCATGCAAGAGGACACTGTGGTGGTCACCACTCCTACGAGACCTCCACAAGTCTTGGCTGGACCCTGTATTTGCCTATCCCTGGACATATCTCAACAGTagacagaggagacactgctggGACCCACCTTGCCCTCCTTCTATCATGGAGGCCAACAAAGTtttgaaccaaaaaaaaacaaaaaacaaaaaacaaacaaaaaaaacagaacaacaaaaaaacagaaaaccaaacaaacaaattaaaactagaaaaaaagaatttatagatatatatagatatatatatatatgggaaagAAGACTAGGACTCTTCAAAACAAGAAGGAGCCGTAAGGTGGAGCCAAGCCCTGCACAGTGGTCCAGGCCTTTGGTCGCCAAGGCGGATGGAACGATGGatacttctttctcttcacaAATACCTCATGGACGTCGTCTTCGGAAAGCCGGAGgaggggggtggctggggggggCCTGTCCCTCAGCCAGGGTGGACagaagtgggtgggtggggctgagagagggtgTCAGGGACGAGGGTGAAGAGCCCCAAGCTCCCTCCCCCCAATCAactgaaaaagctttaaaaggaaaaaaaaggaaagcaaaagaatGGATGAAGGAAAATCAACTGTTGGGTAGTTTGATTCcctcttgatttctgtttctgttctccctctccccctccctctccccctccccctctctctccctcctccccctccctccctccctccctccctccccctcctccctctcattctTCTGTCATATCTCTTAATATCCTTTCTGTATCTCTCCTCAAACCAAAGTGTTGCTGTGAAGGACGCGAGCCATTGAAATCAGAGTGACCCCTGCCCCTGGCtgggcaggagcagagggaggcgAGAGCTGGGCAATGGCTCAGGGCCCCCTTCCATCCTGGACACTCCGAGGAGAGGCAGCCAGAGCCCCCAGGTCTCAGCGTTCTTTTCTTCTggtctcccttctcccacccagaaGCAAAACTGTTGGGCTGGGCCACAGGGGCAGTGGAGACTCCAGGCCAGTTCCGGTCTTGGGTGCCTTGCCCAGCCCTGGTGGCGTGGCTGCCCTCCCCACCAGGCACCAATGGGGCTGGCACCTGCCCACCCATCCTCGCTGGAATGTAAGCAGCTCTGCTGAACCAACTCCCTGCCCTCACCCTACCTCTGAGTTTGTCCATTATAATTTCCTGAAAAAACGGCTAGCAAGAGGGCCTGGACCCCAACCCACAGCTGGAGAGGGGGCCAAGGACTCCTGACCCAAAAGGAAGATATTTGaacagagcagaaggaaggaattccaaccaaccaacaaaacaaacccccccaaaaaaatcctcTGAGAAGACAGGCAGCATGGAAGGCATGGTGGAGATGACTCAAACATAAACTATGATTCtagaccaaaaaaagaaaaaagaaaaaaaaaagaaaaaaaagaaaaaatccaggactcaccaccaccacccaattcATCCTGCTTCCTCGTTACCAAGTCCCTACCTGGGACCTCTCCCTACTCCAGTGTGGAGGAGtgggaaaaaagaggaggaagcgGGGGGCAGGGATGGACAGATGCCCTGACATTGGTGGAGGGGACCCCCATGCAGCCGGGGGTGGTGGGGACCCTCCCCATCCAACCCCCACActgggaaatgaaaaacaaacaaacaaaattcccgGGAGGGGGAAAAATAACCAAATCCCAAGCTTTAACTACAGCTGTGAAACCAAATattgggaagggggtgggagggagggagggaggggcaggtgaGCCCCAggtctcccccccctcccccgaggactCGAGATAAGGCACCAAATACCTCATAGAactttaatgttaaaaaaaaaaaaccaaatatcgTTGGCTGGGGGCCAGCCAAGgcaaggggctggggctggggggagCCAGGTTTGGGAAGGTGAGGGGGACTTCCAGTCCCTCTTACCTCCCCCTGCCCCTTCCACTCCAGTCTCCCCAGCCTCGACTCCGGGAAACAAAACTATCTCATCGTTTTTATTTTGTGGTCTGTACAGAGCctgtgtccgtgtgtctgtgtgtgagcgaGAGAGCTGGAGGGCTAGGGAGCTTTatatggggttggggagggggaccCTGTACCAGCTTAGATATCAAGTGGTGAACCAGGGGCCTGGGCTAGAGGGAGAGCTGAGTGGACTGGGGTGAGAACAGCGCACTGAatttcccttctcccagccctgACCCCTGCTTAAGGGAGGAACAGAGACTGGTCTGCCCTAATGGTGGGCCATTtgtgccaaaaataaataatgccaGTAACTAAACCACCTCTCTGTTCCCTTCTCGGGGGCAGGGTAGGGACCAGAagtgggaggaaggggctggatgTATGTATAGGGGTGGGTAAGGGATGGATGGGGTTCCCAAGCCCCTTTAGAAACGGGGGCTAAGACAAGGAGGGGGTCTTACATATCTTCCTGGAAGACCAAGAGGGTCTCCAAGCCCCTCACCCTGGGGAGCTCCAGCCAGGCACTAGTCAAGTCAAGGGAGTGACCTCTTGACCTGACTAGTTTTTCTCCTCCAGCCCATTCCCAGGgtgcctctctcctctcacccagGGTAGGGATAACTGAGTGAGAGAGAGTAATAAGCAGGATTGAGACACGCGGGCCCCCACCGGTCTCTGAGTGGGTAAGGCAAGTGCGAGAGATAAAGGCctccaagagaaaaaagaaacaaaccaaagatttaaccatttaaaaaaaaaaaaaaaaaccacagacaaCTCCGCTACCTTTTTATACGTTgggaaaaaagtgaaaaaaaaattagaataaaaactaaaaaataaaaaaaataaaaacaaaaaaacaaaaacaaaaaaaacccaaaacaaacaaacaaaaaaaacaataaaaaagaaaacaaaaacaaaaaacccacaaaaacttCAAGCCGTGGTTCTTTTGTGTGGTTTAAACTTTGACCTCAGCAGTCTCCAAAGCAAGACGACGATGACAAAGgcggaaaaaagaaaaaatgatgtatatttttaagtatttgtccTTGGTGTTGGCTCCTTCCTAAACAAGCAAAAGGAGCAAAGAAAAAATCCAGAGAAAGTGTTGCTGGGACGGAGACAACTACTTACTTTGTCTGtgcccccccatccctcccctccctttcctcaagCCCTGCTGCCCTTCCCGCAACCTGTCCTCCCAGCCTAGGGgctcagtatttatttatttatgtaattgcAGGGTGACAGGGGCTTCTGAACAGAGGGCCTTTGGATCatagctggggggtggggcagatgGCGGGCATCTTGGGGGCTGACGTGGAGGCCTGGTCTTTTGATCACCTCCTCTGGCCCCTTTCCGACTGTCCCACAGTCGCCTGCCAAGGCCAGGGCGCCAGGCCAGAGTGACCGCTCTACCTTGAAAAGATCGACTGGCCCCACCCTTTCTGGTGTGGCTGTCCCTCACCTAGGCGCTTGAATGTCCAGGCAGAGGAGACAGGCGTGGGGAGCCGTGGTAAGTAGTGGGCCAGGACGCAGGCCCTGGAGTGACCTGCCTCCCCTCCGGGCCCAGCGGGGTAGCTCCCCTTTTGGTTGgcagcccctcccttccctcagatcccttccctgtctcttcttgtGGTAGCGGGTTAGTGTTTCAGTGTTTTAACTTCACTCTGCTTGTTCATTGTACAATGTGCTTCTTTTAAGGCCCCATTTTTGTAACTTGTGTCATTCATCGGAACAacaaacatcaaaaaataaaaatttaaaaactgtacaGAGAGAAATAATGTCTGGTGTCCCTTGGCCTCCTGTGTCCTTGGAGTAGTAGGTCATATCAGGGTATGGGTAGAAATGTGaactggggaggggaaagagtgATTGTTCAAATACTGGATCAGTAGTAGTGGCCTGGCCCTGGAGTCTGAGGATTTGAAAGGCGGAAGCAAGGGGATTCCTGCCTAGAGTACCGACCGACCGGAGCTAGTTTGAGTTACATGGTGAGtgcaaggccaacctaggcttaaggtctcaaaacaaacaaggaaacacccccccctacacacacacacacacacacacacacacacacacacacacacacacatacaatggcTAGAGGCTTGAATTTTTTCCCTACATTCAGAAAATTTGAGGGACCTAGGAAGAATTCAAATTCCTGTGTCCAAAACTCAGTTCTGCCGAAGAAGCCAGGTAATCAGCCAATAGTGCTCACCTCTCCCAAAGAACTAAAAAGACCTTGACAGTAAGAGTTGATAGGCCAGAGcagtggtggacacctttaatcccagcactcggaaggcagaggcaggcagatctctgtgagtttgaggccagcctggtctacacatgcTGCaagcacaggaaaatgtaatggaacccagctactatcacaaaagctactgaAAGGAAGAACGacagctactacttggaaaagtcaaggacttttccgaaggaaggtcaagccatggttttgcatatatatatatatatatattcctagagTGATTTTCTCGTATGCTATACACTTCcgagaactcctaacagtgtatttatctaaaatacctgtcAAGCATCCAAGGCtaatctcctgaactaaggtaacacccttGTGGAaatgcctgtctcctaggtcaggtgaatagttttgtttcttgtgcaatttaagctgagaccctcttttcttatacagcctcactaacattatagactcttAACTTCTTACCTAACACTACCAGGAATGTAGGCTGAGCACACAGATCCCCTTCTTGATCTACTAACCGatcattagctctcagttgacctcctccttttggggttgtaaaagaaagcctgacagtcattgcctgaggaaaattcttacctgcctttatgaccctgtaggaattgaagcctggtgacctggctagagggggaggattgctattgcttgggtttataactgaatatcCTAGATA
The sequence above is drawn from the Peromyscus leucopus breed LL Stock chromosome 1, UCI_PerLeu_2.1, whole genome shotgun sequence genome and encodes:
- the Pou2f2 gene encoding POU domain, class 2, transcription factor 2 isoform X10; the encoded protein is MVHSSMGAPEIRMSKPLEAEKQSLDSPSEHTDTERNGPDLNHQNPQNKASSFSVSPTGPSTKVGILSGLHLTFWGPGPCLSPPQIKAEDLSGDSAQAAPPPPQPAQPHLPQAQLMLTGSQLAGDIQQLLQLQQLVLVPGHHLQPPAQFLLPQAQQSQPGLLPTPNLFQLPQQTQGALLTSQPRAGLPAQPPKCLEPPSHPEEPSDLEELEQFARTFKQRRIKLGFTQGDVGLAMGKLYGNDFSQTTISRFEALNLSFKNMCKLKPLLEKWLNDAETMSVDSSLPSPNQLSSPSLGFDGLPGRRRKKRTSIETNVRFALEKSFLANQKPTSEEILLIAEQLHMEKEVIRVWFCNRRQKEKRINPCSAAPMLPSPGKPTSYSPHLVTPQGGAGTLPLSQASSSLSTTVTTLSSAVGTLHPSRTAGGGGGGGGAAPPLNSIPSVTPPPPATTNSTNPSPQGSHSAIGLSGLNPSTGPGLWWNPAPYQP
- the Pou2f2 gene encoding POU domain, class 2, transcription factor 2 isoform X12 is translated as MVHSSMGAPEIRMSKPLEAEKQSLDSPSEHTDTERNGPDLNHQNPQNKASSFSVSPTGPSTKIKAEDLSGDSAQAAPPPPQPAQPHLPQAQLMLTGSQLAGDIQQLLQLQQLVLVPGHHLQPPAQFLLPQAQQSQPGLLPTPNLFQLPQQTQGALLTSQPRAGLPAQPPKCLEPPSHPEEPSDLEELEQFARTFKQRRIKLGFTQGDVGLAMGKLYGNDFSQTTISRFEALNLSFKNMCKLKPLLEKWLNDAETMSVDSSLPSPNQLSSPSLGFDGLPGRRRKKRTSIETNVRFALEKSFLANQKPTSEEILLIAEQLHMEKEVIRVWFCNRRQKEKRINPCSAAPMLPSPGKPTSYSPHLVTPQGGAGTLPLSQASSSLSTTVTTLSSAVGTLHPSRTAGGGGGGGGAAPPLNSIPSVTPPPPATTNSTNPSPQGSHSAIGLSGLNPSTGPGLWWNPAPYQP
- the Pou2f2 gene encoding POU domain, class 2, transcription factor 2 isoform X9 codes for the protein MVHSSMGAPEIRMSKPLEAEKQSLDSPSEHTDTERNGPDLNHQNPQNKASSFSVSPTGPSTKIKAEDLSGDSAQAAPPPPQPAQPHLPQAQLMLTGSQLAGDIQQLLQLQQLVLVPGHHLQPPAQFLLPQAQQSQPGLLPTPNLFQLPQQTQGALLTSQPRAGLPAQPPKCLEPPSHPEEPSDLEELEQFARTFKQRRIKLGFTQGDVGLAMGKLYGNDFSQTTISRFEALNLSFKNMCKLKPLLEKWLNDAETMSVDSSLPSPNQLSSPSLGFDGLPGRRRKKRTSIETNVRFALEKSFLANQKPTSEEILLIAEQLHMEKEVIRVWFCNRRQKEKRINPCSAAPMLPSPGKPTSYSPHLVTPQGGAGTLPLSQASSSLSTTVTTLSSAVGTLHPSRTAGGGGGGGGAAPPLNSIPSVTPPPPATTNSTNPSPQGSHSAIGLSGLNPSTGSTMVGLSSGLSPALMSNNPLATIQALASGGTLPLTSLDGSGNLVLGAAGAAPGSPGLVTSPLFLNHAGLPLLSAPPGVGLVSAAAAAVAASISSKSPGLSSSSSSSSSSTCSEVAAAAQTPGGPGGPEAGSKAE